In Leucobacter insecticola, one DNA window encodes the following:
- a CDS encoding ANTAR domain-containing response regulator produces the protein MNDQSTAPSTPRRVVVAEDESLIRLDIVETLRDNGFDVVGEAGDGETAVKLVEDLLPDVVVMDVKMPQLDGISAAERINKNHLAPVVLLTAFSQRELVERASEAGALAYVVKPFTPADLIPAIEIAISRFQQIVALESEVSDLAERFETRKLVDRAKGILNDKMGLSEPEAFRWIQKASMDRRLTMQDVAKTIIDQLGPKKD, from the coding sequence GTGAATGACCAAAGTACTGCACCGAGCACCCCGCGACGCGTTGTTGTTGCGGAGGACGAGTCCCTCATCCGTCTCGACATCGTCGAAACCCTGCGTGACAACGGGTTCGACGTGGTTGGAGAGGCCGGTGACGGTGAGACTGCCGTCAAACTTGTTGAGGATCTGCTTCCCGACGTCGTAGTGATGGACGTCAAGATGCCTCAGCTTGACGGTATCTCGGCCGCCGAGCGCATCAACAAGAATCATCTCGCCCCGGTCGTGCTGCTGACCGCGTTTAGCCAGCGTGAGCTGGTTGAGCGTGCGAGCGAGGCTGGCGCCCTGGCATACGTGGTGAAGCCGTTCACCCCCGCCGACCTAATCCCGGCCATTGAAATTGCGATTTCGCGTTTCCAGCAGATCGTTGCTCTCGAGAGTGAAGTTTCGGATCTTGCCGAGCGTTTTGAGACCCGCAAGCTTGTGGATCGCGCGAAGGGGATCCTGAACGACAAGATGGGCCTCAGCGAGCCAGAGGCGTTCCGCTGGATCCAGAAGGCGTCGATGGATCGCCGCCTCACCATGCAGGACGTTGCCAAGACCATCATCGACCAGCTGGGCCCGAAGAAGGACTAG
- a CDS encoding PaaI family thioesterase translates to MDFIRLRGLGALADKMGIEITEFTPERAIATMPVEGNTQPLNLLHGGAYVVLGESLGSMHANFVAPEGYVAVGVDINATHTGSATEGLVTAVCEPIQKGRTLAVHEIVVRDHNGRRCSTVRITNYYKKHRG, encoded by the coding sequence ATGGATTTCATCCGCCTACGCGGCCTCGGAGCACTCGCCGACAAAATGGGGATTGAAATCACCGAGTTCACGCCAGAGCGTGCCATCGCCACGATGCCCGTCGAAGGAAACACGCAACCCTTGAATCTCTTGCACGGCGGCGCCTACGTGGTCCTCGGGGAATCTCTCGGATCGATGCACGCCAACTTCGTCGCGCCGGAGGGGTACGTGGCCGTCGGCGTCGACATCAATGCAACGCATACGGGATCCGCGACCGAAGGGTTGGTCACGGCTGTGTGTGAGCCTATCCAGAAAGGGCGAACGCTCGCTGTGCACGAGATTGTGGTGCGGGATCATAACGGCCGTCGCTGCTCGACAGTGCGCATCACGAACTACTACAAAAAGCACCGGGGATAG
- a CDS encoding DUF4126 domain-containing protein: MLELITGITLASAAGLNAYIPLLGIALLSRFTEMIELPAGWLWLENDWSLGILAVLLAVEMLVDKIPALDSINDVLQSVVRPASGGMVFAAGTSSSTVAVADPSTLFTSAEIWPFLLGIGVALIPHVLKALARPVLNLLTAGAGAAVSSLLEDVGAVLLTVLAVIVPIVALLLLIALIVLLVRRLRRALSKRRAVRQ, encoded by the coding sequence ATGCTCGAACTTATCACCGGCATTACGCTGGCATCGGCCGCGGGCCTGAACGCGTACATCCCTCTGCTGGGCATCGCGTTGCTCTCGCGCTTCACCGAGATGATCGAGCTGCCCGCAGGCTGGCTGTGGCTCGAAAACGACTGGTCGCTCGGTATCCTCGCCGTGCTACTCGCTGTCGAGATGTTGGTAGACAAGATCCCAGCCCTCGACAGCATCAATGATGTCCTGCAGTCGGTAGTGAGGCCAGCCTCGGGCGGCATGGTGTTTGCCGCGGGAACCTCAAGCAGCACCGTGGCTGTCGCAGACCCCAGCACTCTCTTCACCTCGGCCGAGATCTGGCCGTTCTTGCTCGGGATCGGGGTCGCGCTGATCCCTCACGTCTTGAAGGCGCTCGCCAGGCCGGTGCTCAACCTGCTCACCGCTGGCGCGGGCGCCGCGGTGTCGAGCCTCCTTGAGGATGTAGGGGCGGTGCTCCTGACAGTTCTCGCGGTGATCGTGCCCATCGTTGCCCTGCTGCTACTCATCGCGTTGATCGTGCTGCTTGTGCGTCGACTGCGGCGGGCACTGTCGAAGCGGCGGGCAGTCAGGCAGTAG
- the coaE gene encoding dephospho-CoA kinase → MTLIGLTGGIASGKSMIGARLAALGAFRVDADQLARDAVAPGSPGLSRVRECFGPRVLNDDGSLDRAALGELVFSDPAALEQLNAIVHPEVRRLASESFARARAADPDAIIVYEIPLLAETGRNDEWDLVVVAEAPVDQRVVRMVELRGMSEEDARRRIANQASDAERRALADIVIDTSGSETHTLDQVDELWEKLTSGRTQRTS, encoded by the coding sequence ATGACACTGATCGGATTGACTGGCGGTATCGCCTCGGGAAAGTCGATGATTGGTGCGCGCCTTGCCGCGCTTGGGGCTTTCCGGGTCGATGCGGATCAGCTGGCGCGTGACGCGGTTGCTCCCGGATCGCCGGGTCTTAGTCGTGTGCGGGAATGCTTCGGGCCGAGGGTGCTGAACGACGACGGATCTCTCGATCGAGCAGCGCTTGGCGAACTCGTGTTTTCAGATCCTGCCGCGCTTGAACAGCTCAATGCGATCGTGCACCCGGAGGTGCGCCGGCTTGCGAGTGAGAGCTTTGCGCGGGCACGCGCCGCGGATCCCGATGCCATCATCGTCTACGAGATCCCGCTGCTCGCGGAAACGGGGCGCAATGATGAATGGGATCTGGTTGTGGTGGCCGAAGCGCCCGTCGATCAGCGAGTGGTCCGAATGGTCGAGCTGCGCGGTATGAGTGAGGAGGATGCCCGGCGCCGAATCGCGAATCAGGCAAGCGATGCGGAGCGTCGTGCCCTCGCCGATATTGTCATCGACACTTCAGGCAGCGAAACGCACACTCTTGACCAGGTCGATGAGCTGTGGGAAAAGCTTACAAGCGGGCGAACTCAGCGAACCAGTTAA
- a CDS encoding vitamin K epoxide reductase family protein, producing MSSSIPTSTRPLAFPIFSIIAGVIGWFASFELLTEYVKTLQNPGYIPNCAVSVLVTCGPNMGSWQGSVFGFTNTLLGIAAFMAPIIVGVALLAGATFAPWFWRLYQLGLLGGVFGVFWLAYQSIFSLGTLCPWCMVVWTVVIPLWWVTLFRPYANGDIPVTESTRRLFERMLSWTWVIVLICYVVIAFAAQLHLNWFAEFARL from the coding sequence ATGAGTTCTTCGATCCCTACATCGACACGGCCGCTCGCTTTTCCCATTTTTTCAATCATTGCCGGAGTGATCGGGTGGTTCGCATCCTTTGAGCTCTTGACGGAATATGTGAAGACCCTGCAAAATCCGGGCTATATTCCCAATTGCGCGGTCAGCGTCCTCGTTACTTGCGGCCCCAATATGGGCTCATGGCAGGGATCGGTCTTCGGTTTCACCAATACGCTGCTCGGCATCGCGGCGTTCATGGCACCCATAATTGTGGGCGTTGCGCTCCTCGCGGGTGCAACATTCGCCCCGTGGTTCTGGCGGCTCTACCAGCTCGGTCTATTGGGCGGCGTATTTGGCGTGTTTTGGCTCGCCTACCAGAGCATCTTCTCTCTCGGCACGCTGTGCCCGTGGTGCATGGTGGTGTGGACCGTCGTGATCCCGCTGTGGTGGGTTACGCTCTTCCGTCCTTACGCCAACGGGGATATTCCCGTTACAGAGTCGACGCGGCGTCTATTCGAGCGCATGCTCTCATGGACCTGGGTCATCGTGCTGATTTGCTACGTTGTGATCGCCTTCGCCGCACAGCTACACCTTAACTGGTTCGCTGAGTTCGCCCGCTTGTAA
- a CDS encoding Rne/Rng family ribonuclease, translating to MVNTEHTEEPQANLEAAGAPAAEEIKSDIVEAGENPEAPEPVQLLLPLSEMTPEERFRATTRLIFLAPDVPPIQPRSRRGDLGQLDDLLDQRFMRNHNRYDRDDRDDRQDRDDRGDRDSFSGQRRQRRRSGDTDQNRSEDDGSRRASRSPQLITEPQKVKGSTRLEAKKQRRRDGRDAGRRRMVITESEFLARRESVDREMIVRTTPDRVQIGVLEDKVLVEHYVARSSENSLIGNVYLGRVQNVLPSMEAAFVDIGRGRNAVLYSGEVDWSEFDGGNAARKIENALKPGDQVLVQVTKDPVGHKGARLTSQISLPGRYLVYVPGGAMNGISRKLPDTERARLKKILKEVLPSGAGVIVRTAAEGASEDQLTNDVQRLTRQWESIQTRVAKGGGPVLLHSEPDMLIKIVRDVFNEDFQRLLISGKETYEVIEDYLSQVAPDLLQRVERYEQERDIFDEYRITEQIAKALDRKVWLPSGGSLVIDRTEAMTVVDVNTGKFVGTGGNLEETVTKNNLESAEEIVRQLRLRDIGGIIVIDFIDMVLESNRDLVLRRLVECLSRDRTKHQVAEVTSLGLVQMTRKKLGLGLLETFSEPCDICAGRGVVVHHEPVSKHRSDSAPRSSSKRGKGSQGAPQEPKSQTHAITDGAKNMLAQVAASTLQGAKSGIEGEDQTSEVNETPDAPAAKAPVRSGRVQSGRVQQRKARDPESGVSEGSLVQEIDPGAPVSSDPEDLLGSVLDALPEAPVAGSGRAKNRRVSTKTLKGGVEQNSEAAQAAQQSLLEALNATSQQRSSQ from the coding sequence ATGGTGAATACAGAACACACAGAAGAGCCGCAAGCGAATCTCGAAGCGGCGGGGGCGCCCGCCGCAGAGGAAATCAAGAGCGATATCGTTGAAGCGGGGGAGAACCCCGAGGCGCCTGAACCGGTCCAGCTGTTGCTGCCGCTTTCGGAGATGACTCCCGAGGAACGCTTTCGCGCGACGACGCGATTGATTTTCCTGGCGCCTGATGTGCCGCCGATCCAGCCCCGCTCTCGTCGTGGTGATCTCGGGCAGCTCGACGATTTGCTCGACCAGCGCTTCATGCGGAATCACAACCGCTACGACCGCGACGACCGCGATGACCGCCAGGATCGCGACGACCGCGGTGATCGCGACTCGTTCTCGGGTCAGCGTCGGCAGCGCCGTCGATCCGGTGACACTGATCAGAATCGCTCGGAAGATGACGGCTCCCGTCGTGCTTCGCGCAGCCCCCAGCTCATCACTGAACCTCAGAAGGTAAAGGGATCGACGAGGCTTGAAGCGAAGAAGCAGCGCCGCCGCGATGGCCGCGATGCAGGCCGCCGTCGCATGGTGATTACCGAGTCTGAATTTCTGGCCCGTCGCGAATCCGTTGACCGGGAGATGATCGTACGTACAACTCCGGACCGTGTGCAGATCGGCGTGCTCGAAGACAAGGTGCTTGTGGAGCACTATGTCGCCCGCTCGAGTGAGAACTCTCTCATCGGCAACGTTTACCTCGGTCGCGTACAGAATGTGCTTCCCAGCATGGAGGCGGCCTTCGTGGATATCGGGCGGGGTCGCAACGCTGTGCTCTACTCGGGCGAGGTTGACTGGTCCGAGTTCGACGGCGGAAACGCCGCGCGCAAGATCGAGAATGCGTTGAAGCCGGGCGACCAGGTGCTCGTTCAGGTTACGAAGGATCCGGTAGGCCACAAAGGTGCGCGGTTGACGAGCCAGATCTCGCTTCCCGGTCGCTACCTCGTGTATGTGCCGGGGGGAGCCATGAATGGTATTTCCCGTAAGCTCCCTGACACCGAGCGCGCTCGCCTCAAGAAGATCTTGAAAGAGGTGTTGCCGAGCGGCGCCGGTGTGATCGTGCGCACGGCCGCCGAGGGCGCGAGCGAGGATCAGCTTACCAACGATGTGCAGCGGTTGACGCGACAGTGGGAGTCGATCCAGACCCGCGTTGCCAAGGGCGGTGGGCCGGTCCTGCTGCACTCTGAACCGGACATGCTCATCAAGATCGTGCGTGACGTCTTCAACGAAGACTTCCAGCGCCTGTTGATCTCAGGCAAAGAGACCTACGAGGTCATCGAAGACTATCTCTCGCAGGTGGCTCCGGATCTGTTGCAGCGGGTGGAACGCTACGAGCAAGAGCGCGATATTTTCGACGAATACCGCATCACCGAGCAAATCGCGAAGGCGCTTGATCGTAAGGTCTGGTTGCCTTCTGGTGGCTCTCTCGTGATCGATCGCACCGAGGCGATGACCGTCGTCGATGTGAACACCGGCAAGTTTGTTGGCACCGGCGGTAACCTCGAAGAAACCGTGACGAAGAACAACCTTGAGTCGGCCGAGGAGATCGTCCGTCAACTCCGGCTGCGCGATATTGGCGGGATCATCGTGATCGACTTCATCGATATGGTCCTTGAGTCGAACCGTGATCTTGTGCTCCGTCGCCTGGTGGAGTGCCTGAGCCGAGACCGCACGAAGCACCAGGTTGCCGAGGTTACCTCGCTCGGCCTCGTGCAGATGACCCGCAAGAAACTCGGCCTCGGCCTCCTTGAAACCTTCAGTGAGCCCTGCGACATTTGCGCGGGTCGCGGAGTTGTCGTGCACCACGAGCCCGTATCAAAGCACCGTAGCGACAGTGCGCCGCGGAGCAGCTCGAAGCGCGGCAAGGGCTCCCAGGGAGCTCCTCAGGAGCCGAAATCGCAGACGCACGCCATTACCGACGGGGCAAAGAACATGCTGGCCCAGGTGGCAGCCTCGACGCTCCAGGGGGCCAAGTCGGGCATCGAGGGCGAGGATCAGACCTCCGAGGTCAACGAAACGCCCGATGCGCCAGCAGCCAAGGCTCCTGTGCGTTCGGGCCGAGTCCAGTCGGGGCGTGTGCAGCAGCGGAAAGCCCGGGATCCCGAATCTGGTGTTTCTGAAGGGTCACTCGTGCAAGAGATCGACCCCGGGGCACCTGTATCTTCCGACCCGGAGGACCTCTTGGGATCGGTGCTCGATGCGCTTCCCGAAGCCCCGGTCGCAGGCAGCGGCCGTGCCAAGAATCGGCGAGTCTCTACGAAAACGCTGAAGGGTGGCGTGGAGCAGAACTCTGAAGCCGCGCAGGCTGCTCAGCAGTCGCTGCTCGAGGCCTTGAACGCGACGTCTCAGCAGAGATCCTCACAATAA
- the rplU gene encoding 50S ribosomal protein L21, with protein sequence MVYAVVRTSGRQEKVEVGSIITVNRVAGDSKGKLQLPAVLLVDGDKVTTDAAALAKVKVTAEVLEDLRGPKIVIQRYKNKTGYKRRQGHRQDLTRLKVTGIK encoded by the coding sequence GTGGTTTACGCAGTTGTGCGCACAAGCGGCCGGCAGGAGAAGGTCGAGGTTGGCTCGATCATCACCGTCAACCGTGTAGCAGGAGACTCCAAGGGTAAGCTTCAGCTTCCCGCTGTTCTGCTCGTTGACGGCGACAAGGTCACTACCGACGCAGCTGCGCTTGCCAAGGTCAAGGTGACTGCAGAGGTCCTCGAAGATCTCCGCGGCCCGAAGATCGTGATCCAGCGCTACAAGAACAAGACCGGCTACAAGCGCCGTCAGGGTCACCGTCAGGACCTGACCCGCCTCAAGGTCACTGGCATCAAGTAG
- the rpmA gene encoding 50S ribosomal protein L27, giving the protein MAHKKGASSTRNGRDSNAQRLGVKRFGGQQVNAGEIIVRQRGTHFHPGVNVGRGGDDTLFALAAGAVEFGAKGGRKVVNIVAAA; this is encoded by the coding sequence ATGGCACATAAAAAGGGCGCGAGCTCGACCCGCAACGGTCGCGACTCGAATGCACAGCGTCTGGGCGTAAAGCGCTTCGGCGGCCAGCAGGTGAACGCCGGCGAGATCATCGTTCGCCAGCGCGGCACTCATTTCCACCCCGGCGTCAACGTCGGTCGTGGCGGAGATGACACTCTCTTTGCTCTCGCAGCGGGGGCCGTGGAGTTCGGCGCAAAGGGCGGTCGTAAGGTCGTCAACATCGTTGCTGCCGCGTAG
- the obgE gene encoding GTPase ObgE produces MVTFVDQVQVHLQAGRGGNGCVSIRREKFKPLAGPDGGAGGNGGDVVLLADPQITTLLEYHRRPHRSAENGGFGAGDYRAGTTAPELILPVPVGTVVKNAAGETLADLAEPGTRFVAAKGGLGGLGNLALASNKRKAPGFALLGTEGTSGTFTLELKTIADVAFVGYPSAGKSSLIAAMSAAKPKIADYPFTTLHPNLGVVQAGEHRFTVADVPGLIEGASEGKGLGLDFLRHVERCSALLHVLDCATLEPGRDPISDLDIILEELGAYPVPAGQAPLLERPQVIALNKIDVPEARELADFVRPELESRGYRVFEISTVSHEGLRQLGFALAELVEAARAKQLAEATEQPKIVLQPKPVNESGFRIVTEGGSYGTIYRVLGAKPERWVEQTDFKNDEAVGYLADRLQKIGLEDALVKAGAVAGSTVVIGPGAGVVFDWEPTVTSAAEVQMGARGTDHRVDQSSRRTNVERRAEYTRMMDAKAEARAELAREREAGMWSEDS; encoded by the coding sequence ATGGTGACGTTCGTGGATCAGGTGCAGGTGCACCTCCAGGCAGGTCGCGGCGGAAACGGGTGTGTCTCGATCCGCCGCGAGAAGTTCAAACCGCTCGCAGGCCCCGATGGCGGAGCTGGCGGCAACGGCGGCGACGTTGTCTTGCTCGCTGACCCGCAGATCACTACGCTACTCGAGTACCACCGCAGGCCGCACCGATCCGCGGAGAACGGTGGCTTTGGAGCTGGCGATTACCGTGCGGGAACCACGGCTCCGGAGCTCATTCTCCCGGTCCCGGTTGGCACAGTCGTAAAGAACGCTGCAGGTGAGACCCTCGCTGACCTCGCTGAGCCGGGCACCCGCTTCGTCGCGGCTAAGGGTGGCCTCGGCGGCCTTGGCAACCTTGCGCTCGCCAGCAATAAGCGTAAGGCGCCCGGCTTCGCTCTGCTTGGCACTGAGGGCACGAGTGGAACCTTTACCCTTGAACTCAAGACCATTGCTGATGTCGCCTTCGTTGGCTACCCCTCGGCAGGCAAGTCGAGCTTGATCGCCGCCATGAGTGCGGCGAAGCCGAAGATCGCTGACTACCCCTTCACCACGCTGCACCCGAACCTGGGCGTGGTGCAGGCAGGCGAACACCGATTCACGGTCGCCGATGTTCCGGGCCTTATCGAGGGCGCGAGCGAAGGCAAGGGGCTCGGCCTCGATTTTCTGCGTCACGTCGAGCGTTGCAGTGCGCTGCTGCACGTGCTCGACTGCGCGACCCTTGAGCCGGGCAGAGATCCGATCTCTGATCTCGACATTATTCTTGAGGAGCTTGGCGCATATCCTGTGCCGGCAGGCCAGGCACCGTTGCTTGAGCGACCCCAGGTGATCGCCTTGAACAAGATCGATGTGCCCGAAGCGCGCGAGCTTGCAGATTTTGTGCGCCCCGAGCTCGAATCACGTGGCTATCGAGTCTTTGAGATCTCAACCGTTTCTCACGAGGGTCTTCGCCAGCTGGGGTTCGCTCTCGCGGAGCTTGTTGAAGCCGCGCGAGCCAAGCAACTTGCGGAAGCGACTGAGCAGCCGAAGATCGTGCTGCAGCCCAAGCCGGTGAACGAAAGCGGGTTTCGCATCGTCACCGAGGGCGGCAGCTACGGCACGATTTACCGGGTCCTCGGCGCAAAACCCGAGCGCTGGGTTGAGCAGACCGACTTTAAGAACGATGAGGCCGTTGGATATCTCGCGGACAGGCTGCAGAAGATTGGTCTCGAAGACGCGCTGGTGAAGGCCGGGGCCGTTGCCGGGTCGACCGTCGTGATTGGCCCGGGTGCCGGGGTTGTCTTCGATTGGGAGCCGACCGTCACGAGTGCCGCCGAAGTGCAAATGGGGGCCCGCGGTACCGATCATCGGGTGGACCAGAGTAGTAGGCGCACCAATGTGGAACGCCGTGCCGAATACACAAGGATGATGGACGCGAAAGCCGAGGCGCGTGCTGAACTCGCGCGCGAGCGTGAAGCGGGCATGTGGAGCGAAGACTCGTGA
- the proB gene encoding glutamate 5-kinase has translation MSAGAKLLAARRIVVKVGSSSVSGENATQIPTLVQSLARLHAAGAEVVLVSSGAIATGVPFLQLEARPEDLATQQAAAAVGQNILVNRYQRALGDHDIIAGQVLLTANDMENPTHRGNARRALERLLQLGILPIINENDTVATHEIRFGDNDMLAALVARLIGADRLVLLSDVDALYTAPPTTVGATRIAHVPHGDELEGIEIGETQSGWGTGGAATKVQAARLAADAGTAVLLTETTLFASVLDGADHGTCFDAREMEADTAK, from the coding sequence GTGAGCGCGGGCGCCAAGCTACTGGCAGCGCGACGCATAGTGGTGAAAGTGGGATCCTCCTCAGTAAGTGGTGAGAATGCCACCCAGATTCCGACCCTGGTGCAATCGCTCGCGAGACTTCACGCGGCCGGCGCCGAAGTGGTGCTGGTGTCGAGCGGTGCGATCGCTACGGGAGTGCCCTTTCTGCAGTTGGAGGCTCGCCCGGAGGATCTTGCTACACAGCAGGCGGCGGCAGCGGTGGGCCAGAACATTCTGGTGAATCGCTACCAGCGGGCGCTCGGGGACCACGACATTATCGCGGGGCAGGTGCTTCTTACTGCGAACGATATGGAGAATCCGACACACCGCGGTAACGCGAGGCGTGCTCTGGAACGGCTCTTGCAGCTCGGGATCCTCCCCATCATCAACGAGAACGATACGGTAGCGACCCACGAGATTCGCTTCGGTGACAACGACATGCTTGCGGCGCTCGTGGCCCGCTTGATCGGAGCAGACCGTCTCGTGCTGCTTTCCGACGTCGATGCTCTCTATACGGCGCCGCCCACCACGGTGGGAGCCACGAGGATCGCCCACGTGCCCCACGGAGACGAACTTGAGGGCATCGAGATTGGTGAGACCCAGTCGGGATGGGGCACTGGGGGCGCTGCCACCAAGGTGCAGGCTGCTCGGCTCGCGGCAGACGCAGGCACTGCAGTGCTGCTCACCGAGACAACGCTGTTCGCGAGCGTTTTGGACGGTGCAGATCACGGCACCTGCTTTGATGCGCGCGAAATGGAAGCAGACACGGCCAAGTAG
- the nadD gene encoding nicotinate-nucleotide adenylyltransferase produces MGGTFDPIHHGHLVAASEVAQSFDLDEVVFVPTGRPWQKEHVSPSEHRYLMTVIATASNPRFTVSRVDVDRDGMTYTVDTLKDLRERMPDADLFFISGADAVEQILSWKDVDRLWELAHFIAVSRPGHELSLSGLSGEHVSLLEVPALSISSTDCRERVARGFPVWYLVPDGVVQYIAKHGLYGEKATKR; encoded by the coding sequence ATGGGCGGTACCTTCGATCCCATCCATCACGGCCACCTAGTAGCGGCGAGCGAAGTCGCGCAGAGTTTCGACCTCGATGAGGTCGTGTTTGTGCCGACGGGGCGACCTTGGCAAAAGGAACATGTTTCTCCGAGCGAACATCGCTATTTGATGACCGTAATTGCGACCGCCTCAAACCCTCGGTTTACGGTGAGTCGGGTAGACGTTGATCGCGATGGAATGACCTACACGGTGGACACGCTCAAGGACTTGCGTGAGCGAATGCCCGATGCGGATCTATTCTTTATCTCAGGAGCTGACGCGGTTGAGCAGATTCTGAGTTGGAAAGACGTGGATCGACTCTGGGAACTTGCCCATTTCATCGCCGTTTCGCGTCCGGGGCATGAACTCTCACTTTCGGGATTGTCTGGTGAACACGTAAGCTTGTTGGAAGTTCCCGCACTATCAATCTCTTCTACGGATTGTCGTGAGCGGGTAGCACGGGGTTTTCCAGTATGGTATCTGGTGCCTGACGGCGTTGTGCAGTACATCGCCAAGCACGGACTGTACGGCGAGAAAGCGACGAAGAGATGA
- the rsfS gene encoding ribosome silencing factor: MNTTLPKQRDVLEELRIAARAADDKGGFGQVALEVSENFGLADVFLVVSGAVERNVQAISDAIEDALGGAGVRTIRREGRESGRWVLIDFGDLIVHVFHQDERDFYQLEKLWQDAPVIDLKPILEAPADLQEAPGGSVN, translated from the coding sequence CTGAATACGACACTACCCAAGCAGCGCGATGTTCTCGAAGAGCTGCGGATCGCAGCGCGCGCGGCCGACGACAAGGGCGGGTTTGGTCAGGTCGCGCTCGAAGTATCCGAAAACTTTGGCCTCGCTGATGTTTTCTTGGTGGTCAGCGGAGCGGTCGAGCGGAACGTGCAGGCGATCTCCGACGCCATCGAAGATGCGCTGGGCGGGGCAGGCGTGCGCACTATCCGCCGTGAGGGTCGCGAAAGTGGGCGCTGGGTGCTGATCGACTTTGGCGACCTTATCGTGCATGTTTTTCATCAGGATGAGCGCGATTTCTATCAGCTTGAGAAACTGTGGCAGGATGCCCCGGTCATCGATCTGAAGCCAATACTCGAGGCGCCCGCCGATTTGCAAGAGGCACCCGGCGGTAGTGTAAACTAG
- a CDS encoding IS1634 family transposase, with translation MSVFVRKVLTKSGATAVQIVTKTGRQVTGIDHIGSAHTDTDLALLTDIARQRIRERERDAGQGEFDFGLAPSPASTALLARAYSRLLYDTLAGVYAQLGFASAVDDAVFRDLVIARIIEPASKLDTIRILDELGLTPPSNTGIHRSLNRAADENYRDQFSKACVEFRGTKQLTLVLYDVTTLFFQVEQEDDYRIPGLSKERRLEPQIVVGLLVDERGFPLQLHSFEGNKAETLTLVPVLDAFRAQHPDVAVSVACDAGMLSAANLLALEDAGYSFIVGSRIAKTPYDIAEFQNDGGILNDGQIFESQQWFGRGETRRQRRVVYQYREKRARLDLRNIEKQVEKARNVVAGTSAVKKGRFLKITDAKKSIDEALVESAKQRAGVKGYVTNLPILTASATTVIDAYHQLFNVEASFRMAKTDLRARPIFHRQREKIEAHLTVVFCAIAVSRHIQEVTGVSIKRFVKVLAPVKDAVIVVEGIEHTIPAAITDEVALLLKGLTVMGGGH, from the coding sequence ATGTCAGTATTCGTTCGGAAAGTTCTGACGAAATCTGGTGCGACCGCGGTTCAGATCGTCACCAAAACGGGGCGACAGGTCACCGGAATCGATCACATCGGGTCCGCGCACACTGACACCGACTTGGCACTCCTGACCGATATCGCGAGACAACGCATCCGTGAACGTGAGCGCGATGCCGGGCAAGGTGAGTTCGACTTCGGTCTTGCCCCGTCTCCCGCGTCGACTGCGCTGCTGGCACGCGCATACTCGCGACTGCTCTACGACACCCTCGCGGGCGTATATGCGCAGCTCGGGTTCGCTTCCGCCGTCGATGACGCCGTGTTCCGTGACCTGGTGATCGCACGCATCATCGAACCCGCCTCAAAGCTCGACACCATCCGAATCCTTGACGAACTCGGGCTCACCCCGCCTTCGAACACAGGCATTCACCGTTCCCTCAATCGTGCTGCCGATGAGAACTATCGTGACCAGTTCTCGAAGGCGTGTGTCGAGTTTCGTGGCACCAAGCAACTCACCCTCGTGTTGTATGACGTTACGACATTGTTCTTCCAGGTTGAACAAGAAGACGACTACCGTATCCCGGGGCTCTCCAAAGAACGCCGGTTGGAACCCCAAATTGTGGTTGGTCTTCTCGTTGATGAGCGGGGGTTCCCCCTGCAATTGCACTCCTTCGAGGGGAACAAAGCAGAGACGCTCACCCTGGTGCCGGTGCTTGACGCGTTCAGAGCACAGCACCCCGACGTGGCAGTAAGTGTGGCGTGTGATGCGGGCATGCTTTCTGCCGCGAACCTCCTCGCGTTAGAGGACGCCGGCTACTCATTCATTGTAGGGTCGAGGATCGCGAAAACTCCATACGATATTGCCGAATTCCAGAACGATGGCGGGATCCTGAACGATGGTCAAATCTTTGAATCACAGCAGTGGTTTGGTCGAGGTGAGACCCGCAGACAACGTCGGGTGGTGTACCAGTATCGCGAGAAGCGTGCCCGTCTCGATCTGCGCAACATTGAGAAGCAAGTCGAGAAGGCCCGCAACGTGGTTGCGGGGACGAGTGCCGTAAAGAAGGGCCGATTCTTGAAGATCACGGATGCCAAGAAGAGTATTGATGAGGCGCTCGTGGAATCAGCGAAGCAGCGAGCCGGGGTGAAGGGGTATGTGACAAATCTGCCGATATTGACAGCCTCAGCAACGACAGTAATTGATGCGTATCATCAGCTCTTCAACGTGGAAGCGTCGTTTCGGATGGCGAAGACTGATCTACGGGCTCGCCCAATTTTTCATCGACAGCGGGAAAAGATCGAGGCGCATCTCACGGTCGTGTTTTGTGCAATCGCGGTATCGCGGCATATCCAGGAAGTCACCGGGGTCTCGATTAAGCGGTTCGTAAAGGTGTTGGCTCCGGTGAAAGACGCGGTGATCGTGGTTGAGGGCATCGAGCACACAATTCCCGCGGCTATCACTGACGAAGTTGCATTGCTACTGAAGGGTCTGACTGTCATGGGTGGTGGTCACTAA